The following is a genomic window from Solanum stenotomum isolate F172 chromosome 4, ASM1918654v1, whole genome shotgun sequence.
CTGTAAGCGAGTATATTGGATGTGTAAAACGTAAGTTATATTATTCAATGATTTGAATCCTTCTCTACGTAAACCAGTAGAAAATTCTTGAAACATTCcacaaatttaaggaaaaaccTATGTtataagatatatatttatatcatatatattaagtttatctatatttttaaataattacgtattttatcattaattaagaattttttatcttatattaagGAAGAAatacttagatacatgtatttttgcaaCCAGATACATTGAAATAGGGAGGGAGGCTAGCAAGATAGATATGTATTCCAGACACATGTGAATCACATTAGATACATGTTAACTCGGGGGCAGAGCCACCTTGTCTCTGAACCCCCTTCGACGAATAattatacaatttatatatggttaaagtaattttacttttctatgtatatatagtagatgtcgaacttCCTTTGGCTAGTTCATGTGTctatttcttcagattttgaatcCCCTTAGTCAAAATCTTGGCTCCGTCACTACATGTATCGGTGCGATTCACATATATCTAGGATACCAAATACATAagagagtgacgagcgagatttGTTATGAATCTCAGATACATGAAAATTCATTTGGATATAGTGTATCTACAACGTATCTGGACATATTTGGATACATCAAAATCTAATAAGATTCGTTATATTGCAAACTAGAGCGCGTGTTTTTAAGTAATTGACTCCTAAACTAGTGGAATTTCAATAAGTTTCCCAATATTTGACCCAtaagtttcatatttttttatttttttttaaactcgcgtgaggagagaaaaaaaaaaggattcgATGTacatagtatttttttattattacttacACGTATAACAATTCAAAAAGTGAACGGTAAATTCGATGTTTGTTTATGTATGTAAAAGATCCCGAAGTCTTTGTCAACCGTCAACGTTCAATCAGTAGATTGTAAGTAATCCATGTAcatagtatttattattattattattataataataataataataataataataataataataataataataataatataattatgattattaataCTATGATTATGAGAAACTTAAATCAATTTTTGTGAGTATATTTTTTCGTTTGCATTTTATACAATGTTCAATACATTCTCaaagttattaaaattttagtatACTTTGTTtcatcttatttttaaaatactttttttaatataacattTGTGGgggtatttattatattttatattaagcAAGTATAGAGGGTTCTTGTAGTATACGGAACGAATAATACTCATCCAGACACTAACTTCTGAATTTTTAAGTATTCATCATTGCTTCAAATTAAAACTTCTAAAGGGGGTCTCTCAACAAATGGTATTTTTTTGGAGACATTTGTTTATGACAAGGCAAAAAGAAATATTGAagttaaaagtgaaaaatagaaatatatagctctatcatataaaattttgaagaaaaatacttTCTAAATCGATTGAGAGTAAATTTTATAAGTCAATCAAATTGTCTGCTATTTCGTTTTCaccataaaaataagaaaaaaattgtaacttataactttttcacataattttaattttaaaaacattaaactaattaatataatttaatcctaaaaattaattacttgaCTTTCAGAAAATAGATAAAACAAGTATTTTgagatagaaaaaataatactccctctaaTCCATATCAAGTGAATTGTAACAATTTGACACATTtcataagaaaattatttaaggacataaattaaaaattattttttactattattcAAAAGggggcatctccaaccctaccctctattttactctccaaatatagattTATCTAGTTTTTCAGACAACCAACTCCAACCCAATTTTCTATTAtactctctaaaaaagaatttttttctctctcctcagtattatattattatttctatttcattcttattttcttatttcataatatatatgatttctttttcttttttcccaaataatcattttatataattttcatgtgatataatattttatttttcaaattatttatttaatataaatttagattttattttaaaaattttaataacataaattgcaagcaAGTATtctataatatacaaattaatggacaattcaaataaaagaaaccattaatgaaatacaattacataaataatcaactttcaagattatgACATTGCTCCCATAActgctctattaatgcattacggtgttaaaaatgagcatttttgtccttaattttttcatgtttagctaaaaattgttcaaataatagattttcaaattatattagtgatataattttttttaaaaaaaatactattaattcgagatgaaaatagtatatattaaataatatatttcttaaaatattatattatatttaaaaagaattacaaatattagatatttaatttatatcattatatgtaaaataatatgttcattacaaaatactaataaaaaatattaaaataatgaaaatgtgAAATAGAggggtgaatagtagttctccaaatttggagaactactattcacccctctataaatagagaataCAGATTAATATGGAGGTGGGTTGGAATgtccattctctattttactctccaaataagagaatggagagtaaaatagaggtgggttggagatggtcatCATTGAACTTTGAAAAAGACATTTATGTCATTCGTTCAAaatttggctcatctatgtcattttcgTTTGAGGAAAAAGCTCATCCATATCATTATTtgtagatgagccaaacttttaacgaatgACATAGATAAAATTTTTCAAAGTTGGCtgacatatttgagtttttttttcttttagaaaataatttaattaatgacgtAATTGAAACATAATTGACCAcgtgtaaaaaataattttgtaaaattgaaAGTGTTTTCAGTCAACAGATAATGACAAAAATGAGTCTTttttcaaatgaaaataatataaatgaaccaaacttttaacgaatgACATAAATAGACTTTTTTCAATGTTCGGTGACATATTTGtgtctttttccttttgattatGCCTAATTATTCtactagaaaatgtaaaaagtaattaagaaacTTATTctgtttggccatgcgatatggtatcatgatatggaattatgatatgatattataatatggaattatgagatgaaattgaagttttgtttggatatgtgatatgaaatttttgtgttgtacaTTTTCTCACAAACATAAGAATCACATAAgttgtaaaattattaaaatagccccaattgtgtattcaatcttatcaaataaacaaaaatttataaaatcgcataataaattattacaaagctatttgttctccacttaagtaactgtctcatctaactttaattcaataaaaaaaattgaacataaattgtagagtactagtctttaatataatcctccccaATATTACGGACAAATcatcacgttgaacttgcatttctcaatcatgtgaccgagaagacgaaccaacttTGTTACTTTGAGTTGTAATAAATACAAAACGGTAGAAGTAATAAATTAGGTGTTGGAGTCAATGAAGAGAACAATTTTATTACTCAACAAtcggttggtgtgagttaaagtgactatatgtaggaaagaataataaaatttatgtcggtgagaataataaattttaaaaagtaatgatgtgattataaattttatttacatatgaaataaatggttaggtagatataaatgtgggtttgtgttaacaaaatataaacttgtggatcaatttttgtattaaaaatatctcatatcatgatatggaattcccatatcatgatttttggagaatatggaatcacatctcatgatatggaatcaccgtaaaatcgcatgtttaaacgctgattccatctcactattccatatcgtgatatgatatctcatggccaaacgcctactaaatgaaagatatatatttaaaaaaagaagttaagtTGCGCAGACACTTCACTTTCAATACtacactcatatcatattttttaaaaatacactacttttaaAGAATCTAATACATTAacatttgaaaaatccgaaatatatatataaaaaaatcctGATAATTTTCTTGAACTTCGAATAATTCAcatattttaaattaagaaatactattttttcgagaattaaaaaaagtaaaaagcaATTATGCTCTAAgacttaataaattaaaaaaatcctcATATTAATAACCCTTCAACAAATTTAGAAAGTAGTTTTGAGGCCAAAAGTGTCTGGAACCGTCTTATTCACTAAACGGCGTCACTTTTACCGAATGAAGTAGCAAGAAACTTCTCAAAGCTTTGATACTATACTACACACATCATCATTCATCAAGCACCTCCTAGAAACtacttaattgaaaaaaaaaacggTTATAAAAACGCCTTAATTTTCTCAATTGCTACAACCCAACAAGCTCATCAGAGTTTTTTGTTAGCAATGTCTTTGGCACGCTTAGCTTTGAAATCAAATCCAAGTGTGAGGCAtctgaataataataatatacagAAACAGAGATGGTGCTCTGAACTTGTACGGCGTTTTTCTACAGAATCGGATAAACAACAAGTAGCTGATTTAGCTGGGAATGGAAAATCGGAGAAACAACAAGTAGCTGTTTCCGATAGTGCCAAAAAATCAAAGCTATTTCCAAGAAGACGCCGCCGGGGTAATCTTTGGAGACGCAGTGAACCAGACTTTGCACCTGCTCTTTTCGGTATGAAAACAAATCCCCCTCCCCCCGCCATTTTTGACATgaatcttattttttattgttaatgaaatgatttatagtcacataattttttattatttattttagatctcaaagtttttcttaaattctGTGTTAAAGttaaatgggacggagggagcaTTATCTTTTGCAATTCTAAAATTTCCAACTTATCTCTTCTAGTGATATcgttaaaatcaaaatatttgagtatttatatatttttattttttaacaccATAAGACTTGTATATacttttagttaaatattttaagatagatttttatttttatttaaaattcgGATGATATTTTTAGCACAataagatttatatatatgtgcTGCCCCTCTCTATTTACCGACTCTAAATtctgatttttgtttttttttggacaGAAAACTTACCAACAGGACTTGGAAATGCATTATTGCAAGCCACGGAGAATATCAACAAGATATTTGATAACTTTAACTTGAATCCCTCTCAATTACTGGGAAGGTATAAGGAGGACGATAAGAATTACAAAATTCGTTACGATGTGCCAGGACTAGGCAAGAACGACGTGAAGATTATGGTTGAGGATGGAATTTTGACAATAAAGGGTGAACAcaaagaagagaaggaagaagaaggatcaGATGATGAGTTTTGGTCATCAAAAAGTTATGGATACTACAATAATAGTATTGTGTTGCCTGAAGATGCAAAGGTTGATGAGATTAAAGCTGAGATGAAAGATGGTGTTTTGACAATTACTATTCCTAAAAGTGAGAAACCAAAGAAAGATGTTAAGGAAATTGAAGTTATGTGAGGGTTTTCTTTGGTTCAAAAGTGTTTTTTGAGTATTATCTTTCACATGTTATGGGTGTTTTTATAATAATTGAAGTTTTCTTgagttatttttatgatttctataatatgtattaatttttaagtattttgaGTTGactatttatatttgaaaatttattttatatgcagtttaaatttgtttagatacaataattaataaaataaagatcatagctcatattaataataagaaaatataaataatgaattaataATTCACAAATTGTCAAATCGGTGACTCTTTTGAGTAGTTGTTAATTAAGTAGTCacttgattatttaaaatttctcTCATGGATTGGTATTAAATAGGGTCGATACTTATGAACtatatgatttttataatattttgatatttatcatcTCTAAAGTGTTTTGAGTTTTAATTGTCGTTATTAACATAGTTttagattatattttaaaatattcaaataagtagcttaaatttatttaaacataataatcaaataaaattatatacttAGACctcatatattaataataaatatgagtaATGATCCGTATGTTATCAAGTTGGCGTAATATAGAGCCGATACCAGATTTCAACACGTTACACTATGAGATTCTCAGTAATATGCAATATACTTGGTAATTGAAGTAAATATGAATTCTGAAAATGATTAATGAATCGTTCATACATTGtgtgtgtttttctttttaaaaaataataatataattttgagacttagacattttaaataaaaattattgataaTGTACCTTTTGTAGTGATGTCTTGAATTAAGAATGTCATTTCTTATAATATAGATGTCTTAAAGTAAAAACTAATACATAGCATATTAACATTCATATcctttttatataatttcatcaaaactagttttcttcaaattttaattattcatttattttgatcatttagttttttctttataagaTGATTTtaatactcatataataaaaaaCAACTTGAAAGTTGTCAAATCGATCATTatcatattttaaagttaaaaaattataaataaagaaagaaaaaaattgaaatataatttttatagcCAATTTGTATCATAACCCATAAGTGTTATTTCTAATAATAACTAGAAAGCAATCACTGGATCAAtattattaagtatttttttttttgtcaagttTGTTTTTACGTGAAATTGGAGAAAAGAAATTTGATGGATCTAAGGTGGTGTTCGTTAtgtaaaatgttaatttttctatatttgatcAGTTAAAATCTTTGCAATATATTTtctctagaaaatatttttttatccttttaaaatgaggaaatgatttctataatagacgtatgaaaaaaaaagttacacaTGATATTCTACATTGATAATGTCTTCCTCCGTTTTCAACCACACCTCATCTTTACCCCATAATATGGAGCTCCCCCCATCTTCATCTCCACCACCACACACATCCCTACCCTGTACCTTCACCTCTTAGAGTATTTgtctaaattatataaaaatgcttttaggataatattttttgtcaacctatcaaaaacaagaaaataaataagaaacatatttattttcctaGAAATCATTtctaaaacaatatttttaatcttaaCAAACACATCCTAAGTAATTGTTAATCATATACTCATAGTATTGCATACTAAAAATTGAATACTCTCTCGATCCATGAATAGATGTTGACtgtcaaataataaattattatactcATAGAAACATTATACCATTAGATACTTAAAGCGACactttatatatacacatatatagtattactattttatatattagCGAAATATGATACATTTTTCTCAATAgtcatcaaggttcttatttttagttttttaccaaaaatatattacggaataattatattaattatattttaaaatttattattgataTATCATTGTTAAAATACaattaggataaaaataaagaaaatgtgcATACTCTACTAATTAATATCATTTTAGACTCTCAATTATCTAGGAGTTTAACTTGACTATTAGTATTTTATAGAATTACTTAACGATAATGATAAAGTCAggcaaaaataattaactttcataatttattaaaataaacaagtaaaatattattttattattataagagtcaaattaataaattttcattaaaataacaattaggataaaaataaagaaaatgtgcATACtctactaattaatttaattttagtcTCTCAATTATATAGGAGTTTAACTTATTAGTATTTTATAGGATCACttaatgataatgataaagtcaggcaaaaataattaattttcttaatttattaaaataaacaagtaaaatattattttattattataagagtcaaattaaagataacatttactatttaatttattaattataattagtgGATATGAATTGATTTTCGAGAAAACTCTCAGCCAATAAGAGGATAACATTTTCCTTGATTCCTATAATTGATTCTTCTCATTATTTATCCTTTCTACCATCTTTTCTCATTATATGTTATGTCAgctcatttttacttgtcatatttgaaattatatattcattaaaaaataatttataggttaactaattaatactaaaaaaataatataattttttttaaaaaattattcttaatatatgaaaattgacaataaaaataaaaaaaattcttttttaaataatggataaataaaagataGATGAAGTATGTACTCCCTCCGACccttttgacttgacacaccttttaagaaaataatgattgatataatgagtttatcattttactcttattaattgataaaattttaaacatatttactcactactttttaaaaaaatattaatttaatgtcaataaattgaaggtataataagagaaaaagaattttttcttgatttgttaaatatatttgatagatAAATAGAAACGGATAAAAAATATCTATGAAATTTATGCCAAATGGAAGAGGAAAAAAACGGAAGTGGACCAAAGCCCATGTCTTATGATACTTATGGCAAATAGAAAAGTGAGGttcatcatattcttcaatgACATGACAaaatttgtaattaaataaaaaagttggACTTTTCTTAAAGCTCTTGCTGAGGTACAAAATACAAAGCAAGACATACAACTTTTTGAAACAAGTTTATCTTGCAAAATCTTTTGTAAGACTTTAATAACATTTATGGCAAATAGAAAGTGGGACCCATCATATTCACCATGGGCATGGCatagtttgtaattaaatagaaaaaggaGGATCTTTTTAAGATCTCTTACTTAGGTTCAAATAACAATGCAaaagttacaatatttttaagcAAACTTAtcttgcaatttttttaaaagactttaatacCTTCAAACTTTAATGTAAGGACTTGAAATTGTCCTTTCTAATATATAGAAATTAGAGGTACTGACCCATGCCAGCACGAATCCGATATTATAAAagttattataaaattaaatgcaTTAAAAAAGAGATCAGACAATGCAATAAATAATTATGCACTTAATGACAATTGGTATTGCGTACGCCGTATGGTCAATTATATAAGAACTAAAGAATCaatgaaattatttaattttataaaaaatggcaGATAACCAGAGGTATATCCATGATTTGTTCAGTTATTCATCCTTTCAGTTTATGACCATAAATGAatccaacaaaaagaaaactatgatAACTTGTACAAAGAATATTTTTTCCCAATAATGTTAgtataatacaaaataaataaatatatcacATTTATAATTGCACTCGACAAGTTTTCTTATTCTAAAAAGACTTACTgatgatataattatttatatttataaatacttCATGTTCTAGGTAACAAACTAAATATAAAGAGGTCAAAGAATTTCACATACATAATTTCAATAACACAGACAAAGTATTGGCTCACATCAATTGACAATCGAAAAAGGCCAAACAAAAATCAAATGTGATTTCAGTATGATTTCTATGTTACCATTTATTATaacatgtattttatttataaattaaaacctaaagatttaaattatgataatccaaattatttttccatatgcatccaaataatttaaataataaaacaaagagTAAGAGAAACTCATTATCGAGTTTATGAAATTTGGACGAAAGAGAGGAGCTAGAAAGAATTAGttgaaagaaggaaaatactACTCCCCCATCCTAACCTTCGAAATTTATtgtctaaaataaattttaaatatttgtgtgactataaattatttcattaaggtaaaaacaataatttaaagctaaattatttttaataataaaaagataacatttttgggaatagactaaaaagaaagtgtcacataaatttcaAACAAACGAAGTACGtaatattttatcttaaaatagaaaaggaaggaaaaaatcactaaaaattacaacaaaaaaatgttAGCAAAGTtcaattttattacttttacaACTTGATACCAGTTGATATCAGATGGCCTAATAATACTGCTTTGTGGGTTCGAATCTTTGCTCAAGCCTTTTTGGTAAAAGGAACGGAAAAATGCAGTTTTACATAAAACTGTGCAATTCTAGGATCGAATTCGCAAAAATGAAGCCAAAAACTTGCCCTCTCACCACGGGCACCATGTACATGTTATTGGGGTGGcaaatttaatatatgttgtacatattatatatatacacatatacatACGAAATTTCAACCGAGTTCATTGGGTGTCGTGGCACCTCGCTTACACATAGGTCTGCCCCTGCAGATAACTTACAAGCTCAACATTACAGGTGTAAATTCCTTGATACTATTAAGGTGACAAATTTGGAATAAACATGATCTCATATAAAGAGAAATTATTTCTTACAATTTCCTTGGTTCTTCTTCTTTAGAATCTTTGAAATTTATTGAcgtgtttctttttttatgacaCAAGCTATAagttactttcttttctttccaaaAACTTAGAGGGTGTTTAGATTgatttaaaagttggtcaaacttatttttaagtcagtttttcacttcgtgtttgacaaatataaaaattaactgaaaataactcaaaaatgacttaaaataaattaggaagTGTTTGTCAATgtaaaaaatgacttgaaataagtttaaaatgacaatgtcaaaaatcaaaagtatctactttttattttttgacttaaaagacatttcattttgattttttatttttgacttaaaatctACTTTTTAAAGCCAATTCAAACAGACTGTTACTTTGATACCACATTCTCCGTTTTAAATTGAGTGacctattttaatttaatacaaaatttaagatagtaaataagacttttaaatttgatgatcaaatatatcaaaatatcttttaatcttTATGGTCTGGAATATCTCAGGTGCAAAGCTGAAACTAAAAAATtgctaaagaagaaaaataataatatatatttaaaacagACCTCAGtaagcattatatatatatatttttaatcatgttAATGAAATGTACACACTTATGTTGTAAGTTTGGCTCCTTAGAGAATATCGTCAAACAAATGTAAAAAGTTTATCTTCTCAATCTAAGTATATTTACGTTATGTACTTTATGATACATGTTCACTATTCAACTTTTACTCgctattaaattttaataaagtgTCTTTGATACGTCTTCACAATTCAACTTTTACTCGTtattaaatgtacttaaatTTTGAATGATATCATTGCTCTTTTTGTGTAACAATGAATTGACACTCCAATAGAGTTTTGCAAATACCTTTCGGGGAATAAGACAAGAAACGATGTGAACACATtgaactaatatatatatacatatacatgcatatacaaaaaaaattgaatttgtggTAGGTGTGGACATGATTTTTGCTATTACAATGGAATGGATCAGAATTTTTAACATATTTGTccttcaacttaactaaaactTCATTATGATTGCTCAAGTTTTCTTTCATGCATGCATATTGTTGTGCTTTTGatgattgatttcaaagcttCACATATTGAAATTAGTTCAGAATATTATTATTCCTTTTAAAGTTCATTTGCTTCTTAgaagtttgtattttttttcttaaattaatatGCTTTCTCAGGTGATCATTACTAAGTTTCCTTTTCTTATAAATCTGCAGcaaaagtcattttttgttcatttcattgttttcctttatatatatatattccatcCAATTTTCTAACAAGGCATATGGTAGTTGTAATTCTGTTTTACCTTTCCCTTTTCAGTTGGGAATGTTCCTTTCTCAAGTCAACGAAgttacttaaaataaaaatacgaGAGTAAAATAGTCTTTATACTTGACAAAAAAAGAATAAGCGGTAGAAAATAAAGTTCACGTCAAGTAAATAGTAAGaatgataaatattataataatcatGATATTATATTTAAGAATAATTGGTGTTAAAGTCTCTAGTAGTCCTCTTATATATTTCTTGGAATAtaaatttaaggatttttgtGTTTAGTTTCTAATTTGTGTTGAATTTGAACTATATTCACAAAAAACACTTTGATGGACAAAAATATGTgaatttgttcttttaaaacCTTGATATTATATTTGCCTTCATTAGATTTGTTTTGAATACCAAGGTATTTAGTTTGCCCTCATCCTTGATCTTCATAGAGAACTTATAGCATTTAATCCTCGAGATCCTCTAGCCtgttaaattaagaaaatcctTATTATAGTTGTAGATTAGAAGATTTGTGACAAGGACAAACTCTTTTCAATCATATTGAAGTTGACTTGATGATTTTGATTGGCTCAAGCATGTCCTTGTGTCAAGATGGAAGAGATGACAAACTCTTCTTGACCAATCAAATTAAAACTCTCATGACAATATTTGATTAGCTAGAACATGCAACTTCTGCTAGGGTGAAACCTATATGGTCaggacaacttttttttttaccatattttGGTTGCTATAATGATATTTGATTAAATGAACATGTCACTTGTGCTGGGACAGAACAATTGTGTTGAGGGAAAATTTTTTTCTGATCGATTAGGCTGAAGTTGACATGAAGATAGTGGATTATTTTGAACATGTTAGTCTTGTTAAGCGGAAAGAATTGTGAGTaggatgattttttttaccaatcaaattttagtttatgTTGTTTAATGGTTGAAACACGTCAGTTGTACACGAGGCGTGTTTTCATAAGTGTTTGATTTGACTTGACATGTTGTATCACTTTTAACACGTGGCATGATCTTATTGACCGTTTCACTTGGCTAACACGTCATACCAAATCACGCATATTgtattaatatattttgaatttgatataaTCCAAAttaattctaaaccctaaaaagtaaaataaatacaagAACCTGAAAaatagagtatatatatatatatatatatatatatatatatgcatataatGGGAACAAAATTTAGGGTTCCACTGACGGCAGAATGAAGCGCCCTATCATATCCAAATTCTTGCAGCCGAAGACAAAGATCGAGAACAAAGGTTGTTCATCATCAAGATGGTCGAAGAATTTCCGAAGACTCCATAGAAGACACAAAATTCAGAGATCTGTCGGAGCCAACGATGTCGAAATGGAATCAACAAATTTGCAAATCGTGAATTTCAATCAAGTTGAAATGGAAACAACAAATTTGCAAATAATAAATTCCAATCAAGTTGAAATGGAATCAATAGATTTGCAAATCTTGAACTCCAACGAAGTCGAAGTTGATCCTACCTCACTGAATTCTGATGTCATCTCTATCACTGAAAATAACAATGGCTACAAGAGCGGAGATGATGATATCGAGTTgcaaaatattcttttttactCAGCTCAGTTTCATTTTGGTAAGAACTTGGAATCAAGCTCTAATCATGGTATTGGTAAAAAACCTATGAAAATTGAGTATTTTGTTATTCCAGATTCACTTAACCTAAAGAATAGTATTACTCAAAAGGGGGAATCTTCATGTATATTCTGTGAAATCTGTGAAGATGCATTTTCGCTGTCAAACACAATGATGTGGGGCACCAATTGCAATCATCGTTACTGTGAAGAATGCATTCATAATTATATAGGTAAAAAGATCAACGAGGTTATCCATGAGGTTGCTATAAGGTGTCCTGCTT
Proteins encoded in this region:
- the LOC125862326 gene encoding 26.5 kDa heat shock protein, mitochondrial; translation: MSLARLALKSNPSVRHLNNNNIQKQRWCSELVRRFSTESDKQQVADLAGNGKSEKQQVAVSDSAKKSKLFPRRRRRGNLWRRSEPDFAPALFENLPTGLGNALLQATENINKIFDNFNLNPSQLLGRYKEDDKNYKIRYDVPGLGKNDVKIMVEDGILTIKGEHKEEKEEEGSDDEFWSSKSYGYYNNSIVLPEDAKVDEIKAEMKDGVLTITIPKSEKPKKDVKEIEVM